A part of Vulcanisaeta moutnovskia 768-28 genomic DNA contains:
- a CDS encoding polysaccharide deacetylase family protein, producing MIRRLFVSLTFDDGFLSHVIIARELVKHGIYSTFFIAPYFKGRDFLSNKLNSLNVISKLGHEIGSHGLTHRFLTALSPGDIEYEVRMSKAIIEDIIGRKVYGFAYPFDAFNNQAVAIVMRHYDYARRGFNPSDLFNMNVLLNGYLISRYLINSINPLLSIRRFIRILKLRISYNNHRRDFNGDIGWLVFTFHNEPIEEILHLVSIIKRLGGLLGIRVEFKPMCNVFFGECLE from the coding sequence ATTAACCTTCGATGATGGATTTCTCAGTCACGTGATAATAGCTAGGGAACTAGTTAAGCATGGCATTTACTCGACATTCTTCATAGCACCTTATTTTAAAGGCAGGGATTTTTTGTCAAATAAATTGAACTCTCTAAATGTAATCTCTAAATTAGGTCATGAAATAGGTTCGCATGGGTTAACACATAGATTCCTAACCGCATTATCCCCTGGTGATATTGAGTATGAGGTTAGGATGTCAAAGGCGATTATTGAAGATATAATTGGAAGGAAGGTTTATGGTTTTGCTTATCCGTTTGATGCTTTTAATAATCAGGCAGTGGCTATTGTTATGAGGCATTATGATTATGCACGAAGAGGTTTCAATCCAAGTGACTTATTTAACATGAATGTATTATTAAATGGATATTTAATAAGCAGATACTTGATTAATTCCATTAATCCGTTATTATCTATAAGACGATTTATACGTATTTTAAAACTTAGAATCTCGTATAATAATCATCGACGTGATTTTAATGGTGATATCGGTTGGTTAGTATTTACGTTTCATAATGAGCCAATAGAGGAAATACTCCATTTAGTATCAATTATTAAGCGATTAGGTGGTTTACTAGGTATTAGGGTTGAGTTTAAGCCCATGTGTAATGTTTTCTTTGGGGAATGCCTAGAGTAG
- a CDS encoding glycosyltransferase, which translates to MPRVVVVMPAFNEEKFIGKSLGSIISQSVRPYLVIVCDNGSTDNTPSIARKVLSKSGIDYSIVNVRRHPEFGKFNINVVYHRCALESLREVSDFVATIEADTILKHDYFEKVIRALNNDEGLGIASGRIIAFSGYEIVVDSFPLPGSYVGLPGSARVYRYGCWRELNTKFGMLRLPAWDTDHVALAVALGWRVAKIHDAIAYTRPDRPFRGFYRGVVDAMHGLPYWWATYKAFTKRDPNYLIGYLKCRLTNCGNHVPPILKALYGESAKNVFLKILSLPPKMLFRLNNA; encoded by the coding sequence ATGCCTAGAGTAGTTGTTGTGATGCCGGCGTTTAATGAGGAGAAATTTATCGGCAAAAGCCTAGGTTCAATCATTAGTCAGAGTGTTAGGCCGTATTTGGTGATTGTTTGTGATAATGGTAGTACCGATAACACGCCCAGCATAGCCCGTAAGGTCCTTAGTAAGTCCGGCATTGACTATAGTATTGTTAATGTACGTAGGCACCCAGAGTTTGGTAAGTTCAACATAAACGTAGTTTATCACAGGTGCGCTCTCGAGTCCTTGAGAGAGGTCTCTGATTTCGTGGCAACAATAGAGGCTGACACGATACTTAAGCACGATTATTTCGAAAAGGTAATACGGGCTTTAAATAATGATGAGGGACTCGGTATAGCCTCTGGTCGTATAATTGCATTTAGTGGATATGAGATTGTTGTCGACTCATTCCCACTGCCTGGGAGCTACGTTGGTTTACCTGGATCTGCCAGGGTTTATAGGTATGGTTGTTGGCGTGAGCTTAATACGAAGTTCGGCATGCTACGCCTTCCTGCCTGGGATACAGACCATGTCGCCCTAGCTGTGGCATTGGGTTGGAGGGTCGCTAAGATACACGATGCCATTGCCTACACTAGACCTGATAGACCGTTTAGGGGCTTTTATAGAGGCGTTGTTGATGCAATGCATGGCTTACCGTATTGGTGGGCCACGTATAAGGCATTCACTAAGAGAGACCCTAATTATTTAATTGGCTATTTGAAGTGTAGATTAACTAACTGTGGTAATCATGTACCGCCCATACTAAAGGCCTTGTATGGGGAATCTGCCAAAAACGTGTTTTTAAAGATATTATCCTTACCTCCCAAAATGCTCTTCCGCCTTAACAATGCCTAG
- a CDS encoding phosphoadenosine phosphosulfate reductase family protein, translating to MLLISGQLAQRILEESEAMGLDPQQYLAILLNKGTPQRRLDLLPLKYKIAIAEVVTEAALTTFKKVVVVWSGGKDSTVVLHLAKTVADRVGKAFDVVFIDHYMHFDETLEFIEKVAKEWGLRLFVKGNERLKGFKYGDVVKVDQLDQRDRDELLRIGYAKPEFTFSLNNIAANHLLKTVPLNEFISDGHYDGVFVGIRWDENPARAGEVFFSRREKPLHIRVHPILPFTERDVWDYTLSNKLPINPLYYRGFRSIDDKYETKPTGDRPAWEQDLEGSPERAGRAQDKEGIMELLRRYGYM from the coding sequence ATGTTATTAATTTCAGGGCAACTGGCGCAGAGAATACTGGAGGAAAGCGAGGCTATGGGTCTTGATCCACAGCAATACTTAGCTATACTCCTTAATAAGGGTACTCCGCAGCGGAGACTTGACTTATTACCGCTGAAGTATAAGATAGCCATAGCAGAGGTAGTCACTGAGGCCGCCTTGACTACCTTTAAGAAAGTGGTTGTTGTTTGGAGTGGTGGTAAGGATAGTACAGTTGTGCTGCACCTTGCTAAGACTGTTGCTGATAGGGTTGGTAAGGCGTTTGATGTAGTTTTCATAGACCACTACATGCATTTTGACGAAACCTTAGAGTTTATCGAGAAGGTTGCTAAGGAATGGGGCCTTAGGCTGTTCGTTAAGGGTAATGAGAGGCTTAAAGGCTTTAAGTACGGTGACGTGGTTAAAGTCGACCAACTTGACCAGAGGGATCGTGATGAGCTCCTCAGGATAGGCTATGCAAAGCCTGAGTTCACCTTCAGCCTAAATAACATAGCTGCAAACCACCTACTGAAGACTGTGCCCCTGAACGAATTCATTAGTGATGGTCATTACGATGGGGTATTCGTTGGTATTAGGTGGGATGAGAATCCTGCTAGGGCTGGCGAAGTGTTCTTCAGTAGGCGTGAGAAGCCACTACACATTAGGGTTCATCCCATTCTTCCATTTACCGAGAGGGATGTTTGGGACTACACATTGAGTAATAAGCTACCGATAAACCCACTGTACTATAGGGGTTTTAGGAGTATTGATGATAAGTACGAGACTAAGCCGACTGGTGATAGGCCTGCCTGGGAGCAGGATTTGGAGGGTAGTCCTGAACGCGCTGGTAGGGCTCAGGATAAGGAGGGCATAATGGAGTTACTTAGGCGTTACGGGTATATGTGA
- a CDS encoding sulfatase-like hydrolase/transferase yields MKRPNIIILVIDTLREDHSQGLNRLSELGFVKYENAIAPAPWTLPSHVSLITGLYPSQHGIHEGFSRTNEDLMHIATAGMSRLSYGLLGELRDYEYTTHIITANPYLSTKFGFKAYENVVVPGRFYSEKHLALYREWVGKYGRNRYVMFRDFVKNGRYVDAILGIIYSSMNVIEVLAHRLGVHDLSMEKGSRLITRIIEKRRFMEPFLLLINIMEAHSPYLPDDLGDVKYNNAISRWIIDEYVNDPIIERLRISYPRHSSLAVERAIGIVHALRPYLDNSLIIVTSDHGELLGDGGLGHGYFLKDGLLRVPLWIRWPSGVKPPKQAGHYVSLTQIPSIINNVINGDEVRVGSNLALSESFGAPPYMDYSKATHEQLRKIFSHRVRVYTRGCIFTYNVSMEIIEEGNCEEGTAKEIIKNFISLRPQPTT; encoded by the coding sequence ATGAAGAGACCGAACATAATAATACTAGTCATTGATACGTTAAGGGAGGACCACAGTCAAGGGCTTAACAGGCTCAGCGAGCTTGGCTTTGTGAAATATGAGAATGCCATTGCACCAGCGCCATGGACACTACCAAGCCACGTAAGCCTAATTACAGGATTGTACCCAAGCCAACATGGAATTCATGAGGGTTTTAGTAGGACTAATGAGGATTTGATGCACATAGCCACCGCAGGCATGAGTAGGTTAAGCTACGGTTTGTTGGGCGAGTTGAGGGATTACGAATACACAACCCATATAATCACCGCAAACCCGTACCTAAGCACGAAATTCGGGTTTAAGGCATACGAGAATGTGGTAGTACCTGGAAGGTTCTACTCAGAGAAGCACCTGGCCCTTTATAGGGAGTGGGTTGGGAAGTATGGCCGTAATAGGTATGTGATGTTTAGGGATTTCGTTAAGAATGGCAGGTACGTGGATGCCATCCTCGGCATTATCTATAGTTCAATGAATGTCATAGAGGTATTGGCGCATAGGTTAGGGGTTCATGATTTGAGTATGGAGAAGGGTTCGAGATTGATAACGAGGATTATTGAGAAACGTAGGTTTATGGAGCCATTCTTACTATTAATAAATATAATGGAGGCTCATAGCCCGTACCTACCTGATGACCTAGGCGATGTGAAGTATAATAATGCTATCAGTAGGTGGATTATTGATGAGTATGTTAATGACCCAATAATTGAGAGACTTAGGATTAGTTACCCAAGGCATTCATCCCTTGCCGTTGAGAGGGCCATAGGTATAGTACATGCATTAAGACCCTACCTCGACAATTCACTGATCATTGTGACCTCTGACCACGGTGAACTGCTCGGTGATGGTGGTTTGGGACATGGCTACTTCCTCAAGGATGGGTTACTCAGGGTGCCGTTATGGATTAGGTGGCCGAGTGGTGTCAAACCGCCTAAGCAAGCTGGCCACTACGTCAGCTTAACCCAAATACCCAGTATAATCAATAACGTAATTAATGGTGATGAGGTGAGGGTGGGGAGCAACTTAGCCTTATCAGAGAGCTTTGGGGCACCGCCATACATGGATTACAGTAAAGCAACGCATGAGCAGTTACGTAAGATATTCTCCCACAGGGTTAGGGTCTACACTAGGGGATGCATATTCACGTACAACGTGAGCATGGAGATAATCGAGGAAGGCAATTGCGAAGAAGGCACGGCAAAGGAAATAATCAAGAACTTTATATCGTTAAGACCCCAACCAACCACGTGA
- a CDS encoding PaREP1 family protein — MDTETLENPLPKPSTEDYVNAWLLESLVEASLAIRFLKDGLVRNAAGKAFQSWRALLAALLRLELDKLMQIAKTDEERRWLRERAVPRVPTSRMKALSQMLEEIGYDGLSAWTSTALDLHDYQYNGPDPDMALSKYRGREEAAYDIRLLINELIRRIEELRTRIKWSDEIENALRALKEEPKGKQG, encoded by the coding sequence GTGGATACAGAAACCCTTGAGAATCCGTTGCCGAAGCCGTCGACGGAGGATTACGTGAATGCGTGGCTTCTTGAGTCCTTGGTCGAGGCCTCACTGGCGATTAGGTTTCTAAAGGATGGTCTTGTTAGGAATGCCGCGGGTAAGGCCTTTCAGTCCTGGCGTGCTTTGTTGGCTGCCTTATTGAGGCTTGAGCTCGATAAATTAATGCAAATCGCAAAGACTGACGAAGAGAGGAGGTGGCTCAGGGAAAGGGCCGTGCCTAGAGTACCGACAAGTAGGATGAAGGCATTGTCACAAATGCTTGAGGAAATAGGTTACGATGGGTTATCGGCATGGACGAGCACAGCGCTGGATCTCCACGACTACCAATACAACGGGCCGGACCCAGACATGGCGTTGAGCAAGTACAGAGGCAGGGAGGAGGCAGCCTACGACATAAGACTCCTCATAAACGAACTAATAAGACGCATAGAGGAACTGAGGACGAGGATAAAATGGAGCGACGAGATAGAGAACGCTTTGAGGGCACTTAAGGAAGAACCCAAAGGTAAGCAGGGCTAA